Proteins from a single region of Bos indicus x Bos taurus breed Angus x Brahman F1 hybrid chromosome 29, Bos_hybrid_MaternalHap_v2.0, whole genome shotgun sequence:
- the LOC113885988 gene encoding pregnancy-associated glycoprotein 1-like, protein MANITIGTPPQEFQVIFDTASSDLWVPSIFSTSPACSTHVRFRHLQSSTFWLTNKTFRITYGSGRMKGVVVYDTVRIGNLVSTDQPFGLSMKEYGFEGRAYDGILGLNYPNVSFSGAIPIFDKLKNQGAISEPVFAFYLSKDKREGSVVMFGGVDHRYYKGELNWVPLIQAGDWIVHMHSITIKRKVIACSDGCEALVDTGTTHIEGPGRLVSNIQKLIGARLRGSKHYVYCSVVNTLPSIIFTINGVNYPVPARALILKDSRGHCYTTFKDSKLSPSTETWILGDVFLRQYFSVYDRGNDRIGLAQAV, encoded by the exons ATGGCTAACATCACCATTGGAACACCCCCTCAGGAATTCCAGGTTATCTTTGACACAGCTTCATCTGACTTGTGGGTGCCGTCCATCTTTTCCACCAGTCCAGCCTGTT CCACACATGTTAGGTTCAGACATCTTCAGTCTTCCACCTTCTGGCTTACCAATAAGACCTTCAGGATCACCTATGGATCTGGGAGAATGAAAGGAGTTGTTGTTTATGACACAGTTCGG ATTGGGAACCTTGTAAGTACTGACCAGCCGTTTGGTCTAAGCATGAAGGAATACGGGTTTGAAGGCAGAGCTTATGATGGCATCTTGGGCTTGAACTACCCCAACGTATCCTTCTCTGGAGCCATCCCCATCTTTGACAAGCTGAAGAATCAAGGTGccatttctgagcctgtttttgcCTTCTACTTGAGCAA AGACAAGCGGGAGGGCAGTGTGGTGATGTTTGGTGGGGTGGACCACCGCTACTACAAGGGAGAGCTCAACTGGGTACCATTGATCCAAGCGGGTGACTGGATTGTACACATGCACAG CATCACCATAAAAAGAAAGGTTATTGCTTGTTCTGATGGCTGTGAGGCCCTTGTGGACACTGGGACAACACATATCGAAGGCCCAGGAAGACTGGTCAGTAACATACAGAAGCTCATTGGCGCCAGGCTACGGGGTTCCAA GCACTACGTTTATTGTTCTGTGGTCAATACCCTTCCCTCTATTATCTTCACCATCAACGGCGTCAACTACCCAGTGCCAGCTCGAGCCCTCATCCTCAAG GATTCTAGAGGCCACTGCTATACCACCTTTAAGGACAGCAAACTGAGTCCATCTACAGAGACCTGGATCCTGGGTGATGTCTTCCTGAGGCAGTACTTCTCAGTTTATGATCGAGGAAATGACAGGATTGGCCTGGCACAAGCAGTGTAA